From Hylaeus volcanicus isolate JK05 chromosome 2, UHH_iyHylVolc1.0_haploid, whole genome shotgun sequence, the proteins below share one genomic window:
- the LOC128872061 gene encoding CCR4-NOT transcription complex subunit 3 isoform X1: protein MAATRKLQEMIKLESNIDECEIDRCLKKVTEGVETFEDIWQKVHNATNSNQKEKYEADLKKEIKKLQRLRDQIKTWLASGEIKDKTTLLEYRKLIETQMERFKVVERETKTKAYSKEGLGAAQKLDPAQKEREEVSNWLASSIDALNLQLDTFESEIESLLAGKKKRLDKDKQDRMDELKGKLDKHRYHIRKLETLLRMLDNMSVEVNTIKRIKDDVEYYIESSQEPDFEENEYIYDDIIGLDEVELSGVGIPSSATTDSNNSNETGGTPTSTNSGTSPIPSPPLSSTMHNHSSDSSMDNDKKTKPVKPTAVRPLLNSQASIPTTGSTATIKSNLLSSSTPSKTIPMTPSHNSPSSTSNHIATTNAGNFATVAASHSNSQAIHSTSSKTSSHSSENGLLSSSSTSSVTSNVPQTISQQHNNPAPIQTTHVLHNQQNQNHNSETEMTTPIPPSSSPQSSVSSRSSPLPANSCSPAPSTANGLIPKLPDGMSSLKSIAQQVIVRAGLEIPPSESNRNIFDSAKANNNNNNATSEAHIPPLLGVAPLGPVPLQKEHQLQFQMMEAAYYHMPHPSDSERLRSYLPRNLCPTPPYYQQVQLPHSDTVEFFQRLSTETLFFIFYYMEGSKGQYLAAKALKKQSWRFHTKYMMWFQRHEEPKVINEEYEQGTYIYFDYEKWGQRKKEGFTFEYKYLEDRDLN, encoded by the exons ATGGCTGCGACGAGAAAGTTGCAAG AAATGATAAAGTTGGAGTCAAACATAGATGAAT gtGAAATAGATCGGTGCCTTAAAAAAGTAACAGAGGGTGTAGAGACATTTGAAGACATTTGGCAGAAGGTTCATAATGCTACGAACAGCAATCAGAAGGAGAAATATGAAGCAGACCTTAAGAAGGAAATCAAAAAACTCCAGAGGTTACGTGATCAGATCAAAACCTGGCTTGCATCTGGCGAGATTAAGGATAAAACTACGCTTCTTGAGTATAGGAAGTTAATAGAAACT CAAATGGAAAGGTTTAAAGTTGTagagagagaaacaaaaacgaaagCTTATTCGAAGGAAGGTTTAGGAGCAGCTCAAAAACTTGATCCAGCtcaaaaagaaagagaagaagtTAGCAATTGGCTTGCAAGTTCCATAGACGCTTTAAATCTTCAG CTGGATACATTTGAATCCGAGATAGAATCATTACTTgcgggaaagaaaaaaaggttaGATAAAGATAAGCAGGATAGGATGGAtgaattaaaaggaaaacttGATAAACACCGTTACCATATCCGAAAATTGGAAACATTGTTACGCATGTTGGACAATATGTCTGTTGAAGTTAATACT ATTAAGAGGATAAAAGATGACGTAGAGTATTATATTGAATCCTCACAGGAACCTGATTTTGAGGAGaacgaatatatttatgatgatATTATTGGTCTCGATGAAGTAGAGTTGTCTGGAGTTGGTATTCCTTCGTCAGCGACTACAGACAGCAACAATAGTAATGAGACTGGAGGTACACCAACCTCAACTAATTCTGGTACTTCACCCATACCATCACCTCCATTGAGTTCCACCATGCACAACCATTCGAGTGATAGTTCTATGGATAATGACAAGAAAACAAag CCTGTGAAACCTACAGCAGTCAGGCCACTATTAAATTCACAGGCGAGCATTCCAACCACGGGAAGCACTGCCACTATAAAGTCGAATTTATTGTCGAGCAGCACTCCAAGCAAGACCATTCCCATGACACCTAGCCATAACTCGCCTAGTTCTACAAGTAATCATATTGCAACAACTAATGCAGGCAACTTTGCCACAGTAGCTGCTTCGCATAGTAACTCACAAGCCATCCATTCTACCTCTAGTAAAACATCTT CTCACAGCAGCGAAAATGGTTTGTTATCGTCTTCGTCCACGTCCAGCGTTACCTCGAATGTGCCACAAACGATCTCACAGCAGCACAATAATCCTGCACCCATACAGACGACACATGTGTTGCACAACCAACAAAATCAGAATCACAACAGTGAAACCGAAATGACGACGCCGATCCCACCATCTTCTTCACCACAATCGTCAGTCAGCAGTAGGTCTTCACCTCTGCCCGCAAATTCCTGCTCGCCAGCGCCATCCACTGCCAATGGTCTCATCCCTAAGCTTCCTGATGGCATGTCCTCTTTGAAATCCATAGCCCAACAAGTAATTGTCCGAGCAGGTTTGGAAATACCGCCGTCCGAGTCGAATAGAAACATCTTTGATAGTGCTAAAGcgaataataacaacaacaatgCCACCTCGGAAGCACACATTCCTCCTCTGCTTGGTGTCGCGCCGCTCGGACCGGTACCTCTTCAAAAAGAACATCAGCTGCAGTTCCAGATGATGGAGGCTGCTTACTATCATATGCCTCATCCATCTGATTCTGAACGCTTGCGATCATATTTACCAAGAAATCTGTGTCCAACGCCTCCTTACTATCAACAG GTCCAACTTCCTCATTCTGACACTGTGGAGTTCTTCCAACGTCTTTCAACGGAAACATtattcttcatattttattacatgGAAGGTTCTAAGGGCCAGTACCTGGCTGCAAAAGctctaaaaaaacaaagttggAGGTTTCATACTAAATATATGATGTGGTTTCAAAGACACGAAGAACCGAAAGTAATTAACGAAGAATACGAACAG GGCACCtacatttatttcgattacGAAAAGTGGgggcaaagaaaaaaagaaggtttTACATTTGAGTACAAGTACTTAGAGGACAGAGATCTGAATTAA
- the LOC128872061 gene encoding CCR4-NOT transcription complex subunit 3 isoform X2, with protein sequence MAATRKLQGEIDRCLKKVTEGVETFEDIWQKVHNATNSNQKEKYEADLKKEIKKLQRLRDQIKTWLASGEIKDKTTLLEYRKLIETQMERFKVVERETKTKAYSKEGLGAAQKLDPAQKEREEVSNWLASSIDALNLQLDTFESEIESLLAGKKKRLDKDKQDRMDELKGKLDKHRYHIRKLETLLRMLDNMSVEVNTIKRIKDDVEYYIESSQEPDFEENEYIYDDIIGLDEVELSGVGIPSSATTDSNNSNETGGTPTSTNSGTSPIPSPPLSSTMHNHSSDSSMDNDKKTKPVKPTAVRPLLNSQASIPTTGSTATIKSNLLSSSTPSKTIPMTPSHNSPSSTSNHIATTNAGNFATVAASHSNSQAIHSTSSKTSSHSSENGLLSSSSTSSVTSNVPQTISQQHNNPAPIQTTHVLHNQQNQNHNSETEMTTPIPPSSSPQSSVSSRSSPLPANSCSPAPSTANGLIPKLPDGMSSLKSIAQQVIVRAGLEIPPSESNRNIFDSAKANNNNNNATSEAHIPPLLGVAPLGPVPLQKEHQLQFQMMEAAYYHMPHPSDSERLRSYLPRNLCPTPPYYQQVQLPHSDTVEFFQRLSTETLFFIFYYMEGSKGQYLAAKALKKQSWRFHTKYMMWFQRHEEPKVINEEYEQGTYIYFDYEKWGQRKKEGFTFEYKYLEDRDLN encoded by the exons ATGGCTGCGACGAGAAAGTTGCAAG gtGAAATAGATCGGTGCCTTAAAAAAGTAACAGAGGGTGTAGAGACATTTGAAGACATTTGGCAGAAGGTTCATAATGCTACGAACAGCAATCAGAAGGAGAAATATGAAGCAGACCTTAAGAAGGAAATCAAAAAACTCCAGAGGTTACGTGATCAGATCAAAACCTGGCTTGCATCTGGCGAGATTAAGGATAAAACTACGCTTCTTGAGTATAGGAAGTTAATAGAAACT CAAATGGAAAGGTTTAAAGTTGTagagagagaaacaaaaacgaaagCTTATTCGAAGGAAGGTTTAGGAGCAGCTCAAAAACTTGATCCAGCtcaaaaagaaagagaagaagtTAGCAATTGGCTTGCAAGTTCCATAGACGCTTTAAATCTTCAG CTGGATACATTTGAATCCGAGATAGAATCATTACTTgcgggaaagaaaaaaaggttaGATAAAGATAAGCAGGATAGGATGGAtgaattaaaaggaaaacttGATAAACACCGTTACCATATCCGAAAATTGGAAACATTGTTACGCATGTTGGACAATATGTCTGTTGAAGTTAATACT ATTAAGAGGATAAAAGATGACGTAGAGTATTATATTGAATCCTCACAGGAACCTGATTTTGAGGAGaacgaatatatttatgatgatATTATTGGTCTCGATGAAGTAGAGTTGTCTGGAGTTGGTATTCCTTCGTCAGCGACTACAGACAGCAACAATAGTAATGAGACTGGAGGTACACCAACCTCAACTAATTCTGGTACTTCACCCATACCATCACCTCCATTGAGTTCCACCATGCACAACCATTCGAGTGATAGTTCTATGGATAATGACAAGAAAACAAag CCTGTGAAACCTACAGCAGTCAGGCCACTATTAAATTCACAGGCGAGCATTCCAACCACGGGAAGCACTGCCACTATAAAGTCGAATTTATTGTCGAGCAGCACTCCAAGCAAGACCATTCCCATGACACCTAGCCATAACTCGCCTAGTTCTACAAGTAATCATATTGCAACAACTAATGCAGGCAACTTTGCCACAGTAGCTGCTTCGCATAGTAACTCACAAGCCATCCATTCTACCTCTAGTAAAACATCTT CTCACAGCAGCGAAAATGGTTTGTTATCGTCTTCGTCCACGTCCAGCGTTACCTCGAATGTGCCACAAACGATCTCACAGCAGCACAATAATCCTGCACCCATACAGACGACACATGTGTTGCACAACCAACAAAATCAGAATCACAACAGTGAAACCGAAATGACGACGCCGATCCCACCATCTTCTTCACCACAATCGTCAGTCAGCAGTAGGTCTTCACCTCTGCCCGCAAATTCCTGCTCGCCAGCGCCATCCACTGCCAATGGTCTCATCCCTAAGCTTCCTGATGGCATGTCCTCTTTGAAATCCATAGCCCAACAAGTAATTGTCCGAGCAGGTTTGGAAATACCGCCGTCCGAGTCGAATAGAAACATCTTTGATAGTGCTAAAGcgaataataacaacaacaatgCCACCTCGGAAGCACACATTCCTCCTCTGCTTGGTGTCGCGCCGCTCGGACCGGTACCTCTTCAAAAAGAACATCAGCTGCAGTTCCAGATGATGGAGGCTGCTTACTATCATATGCCTCATCCATCTGATTCTGAACGCTTGCGATCATATTTACCAAGAAATCTGTGTCCAACGCCTCCTTACTATCAACAG GTCCAACTTCCTCATTCTGACACTGTGGAGTTCTTCCAACGTCTTTCAACGGAAACATtattcttcatattttattacatgGAAGGTTCTAAGGGCCAGTACCTGGCTGCAAAAGctctaaaaaaacaaagttggAGGTTTCATACTAAATATATGATGTGGTTTCAAAGACACGAAGAACCGAAAGTAATTAACGAAGAATACGAACAG GGCACCtacatttatttcgattacGAAAAGTGGgggcaaagaaaaaaagaaggtttTACATTTGAGTACAAGTACTTAGAGGACAGAGATCTGAATTAA